In one Bacillus thuringiensis genomic region, the following are encoded:
- the spoIIIAE gene encoding stage III sporulation protein AE codes for MLRRFGAKLLFACFLFFSLPVVVQASPVETNVVDQQLDKLGIEDVKQFWDGLVTKYGGYLPESQKGSFMEFVKGEKEFSLKEWMIGLLKYLFHELAANGKLLGTLIMLTIFSALLQSLQSAFSKSSVSKIADAVVYMVLIIFALNSFYVVMTYARETIQTMVDFILALLPILLALIATGGGVVSVSFFHPIIIFLMNTSGLLMNYIVLPLLLLATILSIVSTMSDQYKVTKLSKLLQNVSVGIIGIFLTIFLGVLSVQGTATAVADGIAVKTAKFVTGNFIPVVGRMFTEAADTVISASGLLKNTVGIIGLVILCLIVAFPAIQIFCIAFIYKFAAAVLQPVGGGAIIQCLDIIGRSIIYVFACLAIVSFMFFLSITIIIAAGNITLMMR; via the coding sequence ATGTTGAGGAGGTTTGGAGCTAAGCTGCTATTTGCTTGCTTCCTTTTCTTTTCTTTACCGGTTGTTGTACAAGCTTCTCCTGTAGAAACAAACGTCGTTGATCAACAATTGGATAAGCTCGGAATTGAAGATGTGAAGCAATTTTGGGACGGGCTTGTTACAAAATATGGAGGCTATTTGCCAGAGAGTCAAAAAGGGAGTTTTATGGAGTTTGTAAAGGGAGAAAAAGAATTCTCTCTAAAAGAGTGGATGATAGGGTTATTAAAATATTTATTTCATGAGCTTGCAGCTAATGGAAAACTGCTTGGCACACTCATTATGCTCACAATCTTTAGTGCATTGTTGCAATCACTACAATCTGCTTTTTCAAAAAGTAGTGTAAGTAAAATTGCTGATGCTGTTGTATATATGGTACTTATTATTTTTGCTTTGAATAGTTTTTATGTCGTTATGACATATGCAAGAGAAACGATACAAACAATGGTAGATTTCATATTAGCGCTATTGCCAATTTTATTGGCGCTTATAGCGACTGGTGGCGGGGTTGTATCTGTATCTTTCTTTCATCCGATTATCATTTTCTTAATGAATACAAGCGGGCTTCTTATGAATTATATCGTTCTACCGCTTTTATTACTGGCAACGATATTAAGTATTGTAAGTACAATGAGTGATCAATATAAAGTTACGAAATTGTCCAAGCTTCTGCAAAACGTTAGCGTTGGGATTATCGGTATCTTCTTAACGATTTTTTTAGGAGTATTATCTGTACAAGGAACAGCGACAGCCGTTGCTGATGGAATAGCTGTGAAAACTGCTAAATTTGTAACAGGAAACTTCATTCCAGTAGTTGGAAGGATGTTTACCGAAGCGGCAGATACTGTTATTAGCGCATCAGGATTATTGAAAAACACAGTCGGAATTATTGGGCTCGTCATTTTATGCTTAATTGTTGCTTTTCCTGCGATTCAAATTTTCTGTATTGCATTTATTTATAAATTTGCAGCAGCAGTATTGCAACCGGTTGGCGGCGGAGCAATTATTCAATGTTTAGACATTATTGGACGAAGCATCATTTACGTATTTGCTTGCTTAGCTATCGTATCATTTATGTTCTTTTTAAGTATTACAATTATTATTGCTGCGGGGAATATTACACTTATGATGCGATAG
- the spoIIIAD gene encoding stage III sporulation protein AD: MQIVGLGLVATFLAAVLNQHKSSITSLFIVFVGSVMFLILIDQIHSILQMIERVASEAKVSNVYVETLLKIIGIAYIAEFGAQITKDAGQGAIASKIELAGKILILVMAIPILTVVIETILGFLPTG, encoded by the coding sequence ATACAAATTGTCGGATTAGGCCTCGTTGCTACGTTTTTAGCTGCTGTTTTGAACCAGCATAAATCTAGTATTACATCTTTATTTATTGTGTTCGTAGGCAGTGTGATGTTTCTTATTTTAATCGATCAAATTCATTCTATTTTACAAATGATTGAGAGAGTAGCGAGTGAAGCGAAAGTTAGTAATGTCTACGTGGAAACGTTACTAAAGATTATTGGAATTGCTTATATTGCTGAGTTTGGAGCTCAAATCACAAAAGATGCTGGTCAAGGTGCCATCGCTTCGAAAATTGAACTTGCTGGGAAAATCTTAATTCTCGTTATGGCAATTCCTATTTTGACGGTTGTAATTGAAACTATTCTCGGATTTTTACCGACGGGATAA
- the spoIIIAC gene encoding stage III sporulation protein AC produces the protein MSIDVGLIFQIAGIGIVLAFIHTVLKELKREDIANWVILVGFVVILFHVAFLINTLFDKIKSVFLFQ, from the coding sequence ATGTCCATTGATGTTGGATTAATATTTCAAATCGCCGGAATCGGCATTGTTTTAGCTTTCATTCATACTGTACTAAAAGAATTGAAGCGTGAGGATATTGCAAATTGGGTTATCCTTGTCGGTTTTGTCGTCATTTTATTTCATGTTGCATTTTTAATTAATACGCTATTCGACAAGATTAAAAGTGTCTTTCTCTTCCAGTAA
- the spoIIIAB gene encoding stage III sporulation protein SpoIIIAB gives MVKIFGAVLIVAVSTFFGFSYAKRYSERPRQLRLLKSALQSLEAEIMYGHTPLSEAAERLVKQMPKPLNWIFQSFAKKLESGEQTVREAWIDSLKENWKLTAFQQTEYEILQQFGETLGQHDRESQQKHIRLCITHLEREEEEAKALQLQYEKMIKSLGVLAGLLIVILLL, from the coding sequence ATGGTGAAAATATTTGGTGCAGTGTTAATCGTTGCGGTCAGCACCTTTTTCGGGTTTTCGTACGCTAAAAGATACAGTGAGAGGCCTAGGCAACTTAGGTTATTAAAATCAGCACTTCAATCATTAGAGGCAGAAATTATGTATGGACACACACCTTTATCTGAGGCTGCCGAGCGATTAGTTAAACAAATGCCAAAGCCATTAAATTGGATATTTCAAAGTTTCGCTAAAAAACTAGAAAGTGGAGAACAAACAGTAAGGGAAGCTTGGATAGATAGTTTGAAAGAGAATTGGAAGTTGACGGCTTTTCAACAAACCGAGTATGAAATACTGCAGCAATTTGGTGAAACTCTCGGGCAACATGATCGTGAATCACAACAAAAACATATTCGCTTATGTATTACACATTTGGAGAGAGAAGAAGAGGAAGCAAAAGCTTTACAACTGCAATACGAAAAAATGATCAAGAGCTTAGGGGTACTAGCAGGGCTACTAATTGTAATTTTACTGCTATAG
- the spoIIIAA gene encoding stage III sporulation protein AA, with protein sequence MKEVLEVLPKTMKYLIEECKQHDALEEIRVRIGRPLECIAHGKVFFYDYITTAEDAIYLLNKLSQFSIYTMEEELKRGYVTLRGGHRIGLAGKVITEKSAVKMIRDVSSFNIRIARQKIGIAEPLLPYLYEKRWLNTMVIGPPQTGKTTLLRDVARCMSQGVSASEIPSCKVGIVDERSEIAGCVKGIPQYDFGTRVDVLDACPKAEGMMMMIRSMSPDILIVDEIGRKEDSEAIMEAVHAGVQLFISAHGFSYEDVVRRPSLKAVLELGIFDRFVELSKARGPGTVMQVKDKYGKPVLSNRKAEGVW encoded by the coding sequence ATGAAAGAGGTATTAGAAGTTTTACCAAAAACGATGAAGTACTTAATTGAAGAATGTAAGCAGCACGATGCTTTAGAGGAAATTCGTGTTCGAATTGGAAGGCCGCTAGAGTGTATTGCACACGGAAAGGTGTTTTTTTATGACTATATTACTACTGCAGAGGATGCTATTTACTTATTGAATAAGTTAAGTCAATTCTCAATTTATACGATGGAAGAGGAATTAAAACGTGGGTATGTGACGCTTCGCGGGGGGCATAGAATCGGGTTAGCAGGAAAAGTCATTACAGAAAAAAGCGCAGTGAAAATGATTCGTGATGTCTCTTCCTTTAATATTCGTATTGCTCGTCAAAAAATAGGGATTGCTGAACCGCTTTTGCCATATTTGTATGAAAAAAGGTGGTTAAACACGATGGTAATTGGCCCTCCCCAAACAGGAAAAACGACACTTTTAAGAGATGTAGCACGTTGCATGAGTCAAGGGGTAAGTGCTTCGGAAATTCCTTCCTGTAAAGTGGGGATTGTTGATGAACGGTCAGAAATTGCTGGCTGTGTGAAAGGGATCCCGCAATACGATTTTGGTACCCGAGTCGATGTGTTAGACGCATGTCCAAAGGCAGAAGGAATGATGATGATGATTCGTTCTATGAGTCCTGATATTTTGATCGTAGATGAAATTGGCCGTAAAGAAGATAGTGAAGCAATTATGGAGGCAGTGCATGCAGGTGTTCAGCTTTTTATAAGTGCACACGGATTTTCCTATGAGGATGTTGTGAGACGTCCATCGCTCAAGGCAGTGCTAGAGCTTGGTATATTTGATAGGTTTGTGGAGTTGTCAAAAGCGAGGGGTCCAGGAACGGTTATGCAGGTGAAAGATAAATATGGAAAACCAGTGTTATCAAATAGAAAGGCTGAGGGCGTATGGTGA
- a CDS encoding YqhV family protein codes for MKQWLAAMETSVLVMGALRLFSGSAEIFAALLMLYVNDAKKALFINGMLAFVGPTVLILTMTIGIASVASEISFLKLFFLALGICCIFIALLK; via the coding sequence ATGAAACAGTGGCTAGCGGCAATGGAAACATCTGTGCTTGTTATGGGAGCACTTCGATTATTTTCAGGTAGTGCGGAGATATTTGCTGCTTTGCTTATGCTTTATGTGAATGATGCGAAGAAAGCGTTGTTTATAAATGGTATGTTGGCGTTTGTTGGACCTACCGTATTAATTTTAACAATGACAATTGGGATAGCGAGTGTAGCAAGTGAAATTTCTTTCTTGAAGCTCTTTTTTCTAGCGCTTGGAATTTGCTGTATTTTTATCGCATTACTGAAATAG
- a CDS encoding GNAT family N-acetyltransferase → MQHVTLLPLDLCYTNVIFELSNDLHIKNALGITVENIEDTKAFLLFAIEEDRQKKSLSRTIVNEEDEIIGLTTLKHINNEKKQSHIGSWLGYPYWGKGYNEAAKKEIFKIAFLDLQLSYVFAGAKTNNIRSLKAQEKLPYISLHVENKFPDEHAALEKEVKSPCSLHVVSRENFLNWLKLQNEEEKYEGIES, encoded by the coding sequence ATGCAGCACGTCACTTTATTACCACTAGATTTATGCTATACAAATGTGATTTTCGAGCTATCAAATGATCTACATATAAAAAATGCATTGGGGATAACGGTAGAAAACATCGAAGATACGAAAGCATTTCTTCTTTTTGCAATAGAAGAAGATCGTCAAAAGAAATCCTTATCGAGAACGATTGTGAATGAAGAGGATGAAATAATTGGCCTCACCACACTTAAACATATTAATAATGAGAAGAAGCAATCTCACATTGGTAGTTGGCTTGGCTATCCGTACTGGGGAAAAGGCTATAACGAGGCTGCTAAAAAAGAAATCTTTAAAATAGCCTTTTTAGACTTACAACTTTCCTACGTATTTGCTGGTGCTAAAACGAATAATATCCGCTCATTAAAAGCACAAGAAAAACTACCTTATATTTCATTGCATGTGGAAAACAAGTTTCCAGACGAACACGCTGCACTAGAGAAAGAAGTAAAGTCACCTTGCTCTCTGCATGTCGTGTCACGTGAAAATTTTTTAAACTGGTTGAAATTACAGAATGAGGAGGAAAAATATGAAGGCATTGAAAGTTAG